The following are encoded together in the Candidatus Methylomirabilis oxygeniifera genome:
- a CDS encoding protein of unknown function (Evidence 5 : No homology to any previously reported sequences) — MDAVAPPLGCGYYHEEGMPNIPSSFYFRFDNLRSLPYNSPRPTNTLNLPASSDLTFTEERVA; from the coding sequence GTGGACGCCGTAGCTCCTCCATTGGGTTGCGGTTATTATCATGAGGAGGGGATGCCAAACATCCCCTCCTCATTCTATTTCAGATTTGACAACCTGAGGTCCCTTCCGTACAATTCTCCCCGTCCTACAAATACATTGAATCTTCCCGCCAGTTCAGACTTAACATTTACAGAAGAACGCGTTGCGTAA
- the strD gene encoding Glucose-1-phosphate thymidylyltransferase (dTDP-glucose synthase) (dTDP-glucose pyrophosphorylase) (Sugar-nucleotidylation enzyme): MKALILSGGKGTRLRPITHTSAKQLVPIANKPILFYALEAMAEAKILEVGIVVGDTKREIQEAVRDGAQWGLKVSYIEQEAPLGLAHAVKIAEPFLANHPFVMYLGDNLIKDGIGSLVEEFRRLGANSQILLARVRDPQRFGVAELRDGRVISLEEKPASPRSDLALVGVYMFDHTIFGAVNAIQPSHRGELEITDAIQYLIDNGYQVHPHVISGWWKDTGKLEDMLEANRIMLETIISRVDGEVDEVSRLIGKVVVEEGARVTGSTIRGPVIIGKRCRIVNSYIGPFTSIYHDTLVCNSELEHSIILDQCRITDIGGRLEDSLIGKNVEVFRSDGKPKAYRLMLGDSSQVGLV; the protein is encoded by the coding sequence GTGAAAGCATTGATCTTGAGCGGAGGCAAGGGCACCCGTCTACGTCCGATTACCCATACCAGCGCCAAGCAACTCGTACCGATCGCCAATAAACCGATCCTCTTCTATGCGCTCGAAGCCATGGCGGAAGCCAAGATTCTGGAGGTGGGGATTGTGGTGGGCGATACCAAGCGCGAGATTCAGGAAGCGGTGAGGGACGGCGCACAGTGGGGCCTCAAGGTCTCGTATATCGAGCAGGAAGCGCCCCTGGGGCTGGCCCATGCCGTGAAGATCGCTGAGCCGTTTCTGGCGAATCATCCCTTTGTGATGTACCTCGGAGACAACCTGATCAAGGACGGAATCGGTTCACTGGTAGAAGAGTTCAGACGATTGGGGGCCAACTCTCAGATTCTCCTGGCAAGGGTTCGTGATCCACAACGATTCGGCGTGGCAGAGCTTCGAGATGGTCGCGTCATCTCTCTGGAGGAGAAGCCGGCGAGCCCTAGAAGTGACCTGGCGCTTGTGGGTGTCTACATGTTCGACCATACCATCTTCGGGGCAGTGAACGCCATCCAACCTTCGCACCGAGGCGAGCTGGAAATCACCGATGCCATTCAGTATCTGATCGACAACGGCTATCAGGTCCATCCTCATGTCATCAGCGGCTGGTGGAAAGATACCGGGAAACTCGAGGACATGCTCGAGGCCAACCGAATCATGTTGGAGACAATTATCTCCAGGGTAGATGGAGAAGTGGATGAGGTCTCGCGCCTGATCGGCAAGGTGGTCGTAGAGGAGGGGGCACGCGTGACGGGCAGCACGATTCGAGGGCCGGTCATCATCGGCAAACGTTGCCGCATCGTCAACTCATATATTGGGCCCTTTACTTCCATCTATCACGATACACTTGTCTGCAATAGCGAGCTCGAGCACAGCATCATCCTCGACCAGTGCCGGATTACCGATATCGGCGGGCGGTTGGAGGATAGCCTCATCGGAAAGAATGTCGAGGTGTTCCGATCCGACGGGAAACCGAAGGCCTACCGCCTGATGCTTGGGGACAGCAGTCAGGTGGGATTGGTATAA
- the spsL gene encoding Spore coat polysaccharide biosynthesis protein spsL produces MTLIDGVQTRLLRRVPDERGFLTELLRSDWEEFERFGQAYITAAYPGVVKGWHYHKKQTDHFAGVLGMSKVVLFDPRDNSPTKGLINEFFIGEQNPTLVKIPPLVIHGYKPVGDRMSAIVNFPTELYNYQEPDEFRIPHDSPDIPYDWAVKLG; encoded by the coding sequence ATGACGCTTATTGATGGCGTGCAAACCAGGCTGTTGCGCCGGGTTCCTGATGAGCGCGGTTTCCTCACAGAGCTGCTTCGCAGTGACTGGGAGGAGTTCGAGCGGTTCGGACAAGCATATATCACGGCGGCCTATCCAGGGGTGGTAAAAGGGTGGCACTACCACAAGAAGCAGACCGACCACTTTGCAGGGGTGCTTGGGATGTCTAAGGTGGTCCTGTTCGATCCCCGTGATAACTCACCGACAAAAGGCCTCATCAATGAGTTCTTTATTGGGGAGCAGAATCCGACGTTGGTGAAGATCCCACCTCTGGTGATCCATGGGTATAAGCCTGTGGGCGACCGGATGTCGGCGATCGTAAATTTTCCGACTGAGCTCTACAATTATCAGGAGCCTGATGAGTTTCGGATTCCCCATGATAGTCCGGATATCCCCTACGATTGGGCGGTAAAGCTGGGGTAG
- the rfbB gene encoding dTDP-D-glucose 4,6-dehydratase (Evidence 2a : Function of homologous gene experimentally demonstrated in an other organism; PubMedId : 7559340, 8157605; Product type e : enzyme), which yields MRILVTGGAGFIGSNFIRHLLATESACHVVNLDKLTYAGNLENLTDVEHDPRYRFVKGSICDALLVDELLKEGFDALINFAAESHVDRSIQDARAFTETNVLGTQVMLDACRRHRVPRMMQVSTDEVYGSLGAFGRFTEESPLHSNSPYAASKAAGDLLALAYCRTYGLPVIITRSSNNYGPHQFPEKVIPLFITNALVGEPLPLYGDGLHIRDWLHVRDHCEALALILNNGVSGEIYNIGGRCERANIDVARFILRTLGKPDTLIAHVKDRLGHDRRYALDASKLEQALGWSPRIAFEAGLEETVRWYEDHATWWRRIKAGQYQEYYQKTYGDLSRVSP from the coding sequence ATGCGAATTCTCGTGACCGGCGGGGCTGGATTTATCGGGTCGAATTTCATTCGCCATCTGCTGGCGACAGAATCGGCGTGCCACGTCGTGAACCTCGACAAGCTGACCTATGCCGGCAACCTCGAAAACCTGACGGACGTTGAACACGATCCGCGGTACCGATTTGTCAAGGGAAGTATCTGCGACGCTCTGCTGGTGGATGAGCTGCTGAAAGAGGGATTCGATGCGCTGATCAACTTTGCGGCTGAATCGCACGTTGATCGGAGTATCCAGGATGCGAGAGCGTTTACGGAAACCAATGTGCTTGGGACACAGGTGATGTTGGACGCGTGCCGCCGGCATCGGGTCCCAAGGATGATGCAGGTCTCGACGGATGAGGTATACGGGTCTCTCGGAGCATTCGGTCGTTTTACGGAGGAGAGTCCCCTCCACTCAAACAGTCCCTATGCAGCCAGTAAGGCGGCGGGGGACCTGCTGGCCCTGGCCTACTGTCGCACCTACGGGCTGCCGGTCATCATCACCCGGAGTTCTAACAACTATGGCCCTCACCAGTTCCCGGAGAAGGTGATTCCACTCTTTATTACCAACGCCCTTGTTGGTGAACCGCTTCCGCTCTACGGCGACGGCCTCCACATCAGAGATTGGCTGCACGTACGGGACCATTGTGAGGCCTTGGCGCTGATTCTGAACAACGGAGTCTCCGGAGAGATCTACAATATCGGCGGTCGCTGCGAACGGGCCAACATTGATGTCGCACGCTTCATCCTGAGGACGCTTGGCAAGCCCGATACGTTGATCGCGCACGTCAAGGACCGGCTCGGACATGATCGGCGATACGCCCTCGACGCGTCGAAACTTGAGCAGGCGCTGGGCTGGAGCCCTCGCATTGCCTTTGAGGCCGGGCTGGAGGAGACGGTCCGCTGGTACGAGGATCACGCAACCTGGTGGAGGCGCATCAAGGCAGGGCAGTATCAGGAGTATTACCAGAAGACGTACGGGGACCTCTCTCGCGTCTCTCCATAA
- a CDS encoding GDP-mannose 4,6 dehydratase (GDP-D-mannose dehydratase) (GMD) (fragment), with the protein MTAWRAFITGIMGQDGSYLAELLLQKGYAVAGMVRRSSAESYVSSRPNVYEIGVWQVLGRKPDAHSLEGK; encoded by the coding sequence ATGACTGCGTGGCGGGCGTTCATTACCGGCATCATGGGTCAGGACGGCTCTTACCTGGCTGAACTTCTGCTGCAGAAAGGATACGCGGTCGCCGGGATGGTACGGCGGTCGAGCGCCGAGTCTTACGTTTCGAGTCGACCGAATGTATATGAAATCGGAGTCTGGCAGGTCCTCGGCCGGAAACCCGACGCCCATAGCTTGGAGGGTAAGTGA
- a CDS encoding putative sugar-nucleotide epimerase/dehydratase (Evidence 3 : Function proposed based on presence of conserved amino acid motif, structural feature or limited homology; Product type pe : putative enzyme), protein MPRTLITGGAGFLGSHLCDRLIKEGHQVICLDNLITGMVDNVAHLIGHDAFRFIKLDVTEYLYIDGPLDYVLHFASPASPIDYQRLPIQTLKVGSLGTHKALGLAKAKGARFLLASTSEVYGDPTIHPQREEYWGNVNPVGPRGVYDEAKRFAEAMTMAYHRYHGLDTRIARIFNTYGPRMRPNDGRVVSNFINQALRGEPVTVYGDGSQTRSFCYVSDLVEGLYRLLMSGEVNPVNIGNPKEFTVLDLAHMVLKAVGGPSTDSTGPTTGIELRPLPVDDPRVRQPDIGLAQEKFGWEPKVQIAEGLALTIEYFRKQLTSFS, encoded by the coding sequence ATGCCACGTACGCTGATTACCGGCGGCGCCGGGTTCCTTGGCTCTCACCTGTGCGACCGATTGATCAAGGAAGGACACCAGGTCATCTGCCTCGATAACCTGATCACCGGTATGGTAGATAATGTGGCCCACCTGATCGGGCATGATGCGTTCCGGTTCATTAAGCTGGATGTGACTGAGTACCTGTATATCGACGGCCCGCTGGATTATGTGCTCCATTTCGCCTCTCCGGCCAGTCCCATTGATTACCAGCGCCTTCCGATCCAGACGCTGAAGGTCGGCTCCCTTGGGACGCACAAGGCCCTTGGGCTGGCCAAGGCCAAAGGCGCCCGCTTCCTGCTGGCGTCGACTTCAGAGGTCTACGGCGACCCCACCATTCACCCGCAGCGGGAGGAGTACTGGGGCAACGTGAATCCGGTCGGCCCACGTGGGGTATATGATGAGGCGAAGCGGTTCGCCGAGGCGATGACCATGGCCTATCACCGATACCATGGGCTCGATACTCGGATTGCCAGGATCTTCAATACGTATGGACCCCGAATGCGGCCGAACGACGGTCGGGTTGTATCCAACTTCATCAACCAGGCGTTACGTGGGGAGCCCGTAACGGTCTATGGCGACGGATCACAGACCCGAAGCTTTTGTTACGTTTCCGATCTGGTTGAGGGGTTGTACCGGCTGTTGATGTCGGGAGAGGTCAACCCGGTGAACATCGGGAATCCTAAGGAATTTACGGTGCTCGATCTCGCCCATATGGTCCTGAAGGCGGTCGGCGGTCCATCCACTGATTCGACAGGGCCCACCACAGGCATTGAACTCCGTCCGTTGCCGGTGGATGATCCTAGAGTTCGTCAGCCGGATATCGGTCTGGCACAGGAGAAATTCGGCTGGGAGCCGAAGGTGCAGATTGCTGAAGGGCTGGCGTTGACCATCGAATACTTCCGCAAGCAATTGACGAGTTTTTCCTAA
- the ilvE gene encoding putative branched-chain-amino-acid aminotransferase (BCAT) (Evidence 3 : Function proposed based on presence of conserved amino acid motif, structural feature or limited homology), producing MIYAYFKGQVVPLDQAKISIQNNTFQYGTGIFEGIRAYWNRDEPQLYVFRMVEHYARMLRNCRVLKLNIGKDVKELSEITLDLLRRNHPETDTYIRPIAYVDSDGIGPKFIGYASGFAMYTLPLGDYINVSSGIKVGFSSWRRIHDNTIPARCKITGGYVNSALAKTEALEHGYDEAIFLTEEGFVSEGSAENIFLIRDGKLITPALSEDILEGITRDTVIELAREELGIETIERPIGRTELYVADEAFLCGTGAQVSPIIEVDRRLLGNGRIGSITEKIQALYFDVVKGKQKKYAHWLTSVY from the coding sequence ATGATATACGCCTATTTCAAGGGACAGGTCGTCCCGCTTGATCAAGCCAAGATCAGCATCCAGAACAATACCTTCCAGTACGGAACTGGAATCTTCGAGGGAATCCGAGCCTATTGGAATCGGGATGAGCCGCAACTTTACGTCTTCCGCATGGTGGAGCACTACGCCCGGATGCTCAGGAACTGCCGCGTCCTGAAGCTCAATATCGGTAAGGACGTGAAGGAGCTGTCGGAGATTACCCTCGACTTACTCAGGCGAAACCACCCCGAAACTGACACCTATATCCGGCCGATCGCCTATGTCGATTCAGACGGAATCGGCCCGAAGTTTATCGGCTATGCCAGCGGTTTTGCCATGTACACACTGCCGCTTGGCGACTACATTAACGTCTCAAGCGGGATCAAGGTGGGCTTCTCTTCATGGCGCCGGATCCACGATAATACCATCCCGGCCCGCTGCAAGATCACCGGTGGCTATGTGAATTCGGCCCTGGCCAAGACCGAGGCACTCGAACATGGCTATGATGAGGCGATCTTTCTTACCGAGGAGGGTTTTGTCTCGGAAGGCTCGGCGGAGAACATCTTTCTCATCAGGGATGGAAAGCTGATCACGCCTGCCCTGTCCGAAGATATCCTTGAGGGGATCACGCGTGACACAGTGATCGAGCTGGCCCGAGAGGAGCTGGGGATCGAAACAATCGAGCGGCCTATCGGCAGGACAGAGCTGTACGTCGCCGATGAGGCGTTCCTTTGCGGGACGGGCGCGCAAGTCTCGCCCATCATCGAAGTCGATAGACGGCTACTGGGTAACGGCAGGATAGGGTCGATTACCGAAAAGATCCAAGCGCTCTATTTCGATGTCGTGAAGGGCAAGCAGAAAAAGTACGCGCACTGGCTCACGTCGGTCTATTAA
- a CDS encoding exported protein of unknown function (Evidence 5 : No homology to any previously reported sequences): MVRRATVHVMVLTAMVVSSTGAWAAGAANTEPKPPEKFGTFCGPCHGSAGKGDGPAAASLNPKPRNFADGKYMNTRTDAQLINVIKNGSAAEKLSPLMVGYGSMVNDKEIQDIVGYIRSIAVPKYQPKK; this comes from the coding sequence ATGGTGAGAAGAGCGACGGTGCACGTGATGGTGCTGACAGCTATGGTCGTCAGCTCGACAGGGGCTTGGGCGGCCGGGGCAGCCAATACCGAACCCAAGCCCCCGGAAAAGTTTGGGACCTTCTGTGGTCCGTGTCACGGTTCTGCCGGTAAGGGGGACGGGCCGGCAGCGGCGTCTTTGAATCCCAAGCCGCGGAACTTTGCTGACGGCAAGTATATGAATACCAGAACCGACGCGCAACTGATCAATGTCATCAAGAACGGCAGCGCAGCCGAGAAGTTGAGCCCGCTGATGGTCGGCTACGGTAGCATGGTAAACGACAAGGAGATTCAAGACATCGTGGGCTATATCCGTTCAATCGCTGTCCCGAAGTACCAGCCGAAGAAGTAG
- the thiI gene encoding putative thiamine biosynthesis protein thiI (Evidence 3 : Function proposed based on presence of conserved amino acid motif, structural feature or limited homology), translating into MKNESHARAREPVRGALIHYNEIALKGKNRGFFLRQLEANLLAATRDLGCGPLERLAGRLFLTTSEEASWEVLRHRLSRIFGIANFAPALTMAPNLELLAQRIEEEVSGRSFRSFRVAARRAFKTFPQTSQQINEMIGARVQRICGARVDLTDPDLTITIEVLPNEAFVYFEKFLGPGGLPVGTGGTLACLLSGGIDSPVAAYRMMKRGCRIVFIHFHSQPFADRTSQDKAIELVRLLTRCQFTSRLYLVPFGEIQQEVVAHVTGRLRVPVYRRLMLRIAEQIARKEGAQALVTGESLGQVSSQTIENISTIEQVSTLPILRPLIGMDKDEITQQAQQIGSYDVSIIPDQDCCSMFLSRQVATHTTHHEVELAERPLDLDRLTAQAHATAHSLELTFPGP; encoded by the coding sequence ATGAAAAACGAAAGTCACGCGAGAGCACGAGAGCCGGTGCGGGGCGCCCTCATTCATTACAATGAGATCGCCCTCAAGGGGAAAAACCGGGGCTTCTTCCTGAGGCAGCTTGAGGCCAATCTCCTGGCAGCCACGCGCGATCTCGGCTGCGGTCCGCTTGAGCGACTAGCCGGTCGGCTGTTCCTCACGACATCCGAGGAGGCCTCGTGGGAGGTCCTACGGCACCGACTGAGTCGTATCTTCGGAATTGCGAATTTCGCCCCCGCCTTGACCATGGCACCCAACTTGGAACTACTCGCACAACGGATCGAAGAAGAGGTCTCCGGCCGTTCATTCCGCAGCTTTCGCGTGGCAGCTCGTCGTGCCTTCAAAACCTTTCCACAGACCTCCCAGCAGATCAACGAGATGATCGGGGCCAGGGTACAGCGTATCTGCGGCGCTCGCGTCGATCTCACAGACCCGGACTTGACTATCACTATCGAAGTCCTTCCCAATGAGGCGTTTGTCTACTTCGAAAAGTTCCTGGGCCCTGGGGGCCTGCCGGTGGGGACCGGCGGGACTCTTGCGTGTCTGCTGTCAGGCGGGATCGATTCCCCGGTTGCGGCCTACCGAATGATGAAGCGGGGCTGCCGTATCGTCTTTATCCACTTCCATAGCCAGCCGTTTGCCGATCGAACCTCACAAGACAAAGCAATCGAGCTGGTACGTCTGCTCACCCGGTGTCAGTTTACCTCTCGTCTTTACCTGGTGCCCTTCGGCGAAATCCAGCAGGAAGTCGTCGCACACGTCACGGGACGCCTGAGGGTCCCTGTGTATCGACGGCTGATGCTGCGAATCGCCGAACAGATCGCCAGGAAGGAAGGCGCCCAAGCCCTGGTGACCGGCGAGAGTCTCGGCCAGGTGTCGTCACAAACCATTGAAAATATTTCCACCATCGAACAGGTATCGACCCTGCCGATCCTGCGGCCGTTGATCGGTATGGATAAGGACGAGATCACGCAGCAGGCGCAACAGATCGGCAGTTATGATGTCTCTATCATCCCCGATCAGGACTGCTGTTCGATGTTTCTGTCAAGGCAGGTGGCGACACACACGACTCACCACGAGGTCGAGCTCGCCGAGCGTCCCCTTGACCTGGACCGGCTCACGGCGCAAGCTCACGCTACTGCGCACTCCCTTGAGCTGACGTTTCCCGGTCCGTAG
- a CDS encoding conserved protein of unknown function (Evidence 4 : Homologs of previously reported genes of unknown function), translating into MAAIRYVERNPVRTKMVNRPWQWKRSSAAAHIGGTDEIVDVIEIKESVGVSKESWREHIESDDNAPDVEVLRKHTMTGRPLGGDGFIGELNRQLGQVVSVLQRGRPRKDLKK; encoded by the coding sequence ATGGCGGCAATACGGTACGTTGAGAGGAATCCGGTACGGACCAAGATGGTCAACAGGCCCTGGCAATGGAAACGGTCCAGTGCAGCCGCTCACATCGGTGGAACAGATGAGATAGTCGATGTCATCGAGATAAAGGAATCGGTAGGCGTTTCCAAGGAGTCATGGAGAGAGCACATCGAATCGGATGATAATGCCCCAGATGTGGAAGTCCTTCGAAAGCACACGATGACAGGACGACCATTGGGAGGGGATGGGTTCATCGGGGAATTGAATAGACAACTGGGACAAGTAGTAAGCGTTTTGCAGAGAGGAAGGCCAAGAAAGGATCTCAAGAAATAG
- a CDS encoding putative 2-nitropropane dioxygenase (Evidence 3 : Function proposed based on presence of conserved amino acid motif, structural feature or limited homology) has product MGAAVSNWRLANAVARTGQLGVVSGTGLDTVFVRRLQDGDCGGHMRRGMEQFPIRRAADEAMRRYYRPEGRAPGEPYTMLPLYRQVVAPARHELTMLAAFVEVFLAREGHDAPVGINLLTKIQLLTLPTLYGAMLAGVGYVLMGAGIPREIAGALDLLAGHHTARLRFDVEGLPSDAVEYLEFDPSAHWETSPPPLVRPKFFPIVASNSLATMLARKAIGQVDGFVIEGPTAGGHNAPPRGEPWFNERGEPIYSKRDEVDLEKIRELGLPFWVAGGTGHPECLVAARKAGAAGIQVGTLFAFCDESGIAEPIKRSVLAHAARGEVDVRTEPRASPTGFPIKVVEWAENPAMGISRERVCDLGYLRVAFMTADGKIDYRCPSEPEAAYVKKGGRMEDTIGRQCLCNALLSVIGHPQISADGTVEPPIVTSGDDLATIGDFLGDRTSYTAADVVAYLLSDRGAA; this is encoded by the coding sequence ATGGGTGCCGCTGTCTCCAACTGGCGGCTAGCCAACGCCGTGGCACGAACGGGCCAGTTGGGGGTCGTCTCCGGCACCGGTCTCGATACGGTGTTCGTACGTCGCCTGCAGGATGGCGATTGTGGCGGTCACATGCGGCGCGGGATGGAACAGTTTCCGATCCGTCGCGCTGCAGACGAGGCCATGCGCCGCTACTATCGGCCCGAGGGCCGGGCGCCGGGTGAGCCGTACACGATGCTTCCCCTGTACCGCCAGGTGGTGGCTCCCGCTCGGCACGAGCTCACCATGCTGGCCGCATTCGTCGAAGTGTTCCTTGCCAGAGAGGGACACGATGCGCCGGTCGGTATCAATCTGCTCACCAAAATTCAGCTACTCACGCTGCCGACGCTCTACGGCGCGATGCTCGCCGGGGTCGGCTACGTCCTGATGGGCGCCGGCATCCCGCGAGAGATTGCAGGAGCGCTCGACCTGCTTGCCGGGCACCACACGGCCAGGCTCCGATTCGACGTGGAGGGACTCCCCTCCGACGCCGTCGAATACCTCGAGTTTGACCCCAGCGCTCATTGGGAGACGTCGCCGCCGCCACTCGTGCGGCCGAAGTTCTTCCCGATCGTCGCAAGTAACTCCCTGGCGACGATGCTTGCCCGCAAGGCGATCGGCCAGGTGGACGGATTCGTGATCGAAGGCCCCACCGCCGGTGGCCACAACGCCCCACCTCGCGGGGAGCCATGGTTTAACGAGCGCGGTGAGCCGATCTACAGCAAACGCGACGAGGTAGACCTCGAGAAGATCAGGGAGCTGGGACTGCCTTTCTGGGTGGCGGGCGGGACCGGACACCCCGAGTGCCTGGTTGCGGCACGCAAGGCGGGAGCCGCTGGAATTCAGGTCGGGACACTCTTCGCCTTCTGCGACGAATCAGGGATCGCCGAGCCGATCAAGCGCTCGGTACTCGCCCATGCGGCCCGTGGCGAGGTAGACGTTCGCACGGAGCCCCGCGCATCGCCCACCGGCTTTCCAATCAAGGTTGTGGAATGGGCCGAGAATCCCGCCATGGGCATATCGCGCGAGCGGGTCTGCGATCTGGGGTACCTGCGTGTCGCCTTCATGACGGCGGATGGGAAAATAGACTACCGGTGCCCCAGTGAGCCGGAGGCCGCCTACGTGAAAAAGGGCGGCAGGATGGAGGATACGATCGGCCGTCAGTGCCTGTGCAACGCGCTGCTCTCCGTCATCGGTCACCCGCAGATCAGTGCCGACGGGACCGTGGAGCCGCCGATCGTGACCAGCGGCGATGATCTTGCGACCATCGGTGACTTCCTGGGCGACCGGACGAGCTACACTGCCGCAGACGTCGTCGCCTATCTGTTGTCAGATCGTGGTGCGGCCTAG
- a CDS encoding Glutamine amidotransferase, class I — protein MKPLLVFQHIGCETPGIFLDLLQTQQRPVETVRLYEGDRPPKDLSPFSGLLVMGGPMSVNDEADYPWLREEDRLLKEALELDFPTLGICLGSQLIAKAAGGTIRQGPCKEIGWYPIQLTTAARHDRLFGGFHESVEVFEWHGEYFDTPPGAVNLARSALYECQAFSIDRNVYGLLFHLEVTSSMVSDWVRIFAQELDGVKDYIRPDTILEQLPSRIDALNRRARILFAHFCENLR, from the coding sequence ATGAAACCACTCCTGGTCTTTCAGCACATCGGGTGCGAGACGCCTGGTATTTTTCTCGACCTGCTCCAGACGCAGCAGCGACCCGTGGAAACGGTGAGGCTGTACGAGGGCGATCGGCCGCCAAAGGATCTGTCGCCATTTTCCGGACTGCTGGTCATGGGCGGGCCGATGAGTGTCAACGACGAAGCGGATTATCCGTGGTTGAGGGAGGAGGATCGACTCCTGAAAGAGGCACTGGAGCTCGATTTTCCCACATTGGGCATTTGCCTCGGCTCACAACTCATTGCCAAGGCGGCCGGCGGGACGATCCGCCAGGGGCCGTGCAAGGAGATCGGCTGGTACCCGATCCAGCTCACGACGGCGGCGCGCCACGATCGACTATTTGGCGGATTCCACGAGTCGGTTGAGGTGTTCGAGTGGCACGGCGAGTACTTTGATACGCCGCCGGGGGCAGTCAACCTTGCCAGGTCGGCACTCTACGAGTGTCAGGCCTTTTCGATCGATCGCAACGTCTACGGCCTGTTGTTTCATCTCGAGGTCACGTCGTCGATGGTCTCCGACTGGGTCAGGATCTTTGCGCAGGAGCTGGATGGGGTCAAGGACTATATCCGGCCCGATACGATCCTTGAACAGCTTCCATCCAGAATCGACGCACTCAACCGGCGAGCCAGGATTCTCTTCGCGCACTTCTGCGAGAACCTACGCTAA
- a CDS encoding conserved protein of unknown function (Evidence 4 : Homologs of previously reported genes of unknown function), whose translation MTPENLPPFEEPVCVPIEGLLDLHPFAPKEIVSVVEEYLWQCRQAGILDVRLIHGKGTGTQRAIVRRLLTNHPDVLSCADAPLQAGGWGATVVRLKPPGS comes from the coding sequence ATGACACCCGAGAATCTCCCGCCTTTTGAAGAACCGGTCTGCGTACCGATCGAGGGACTGCTCGACCTTCACCCCTTTGCGCCGAAAGAGATCGTCTCGGTGGTCGAGGAGTATCTATGGCAGTGCCGTCAGGCTGGAATCCTGGACGTGCGGCTGATTCACGGGAAGGGAACCGGTACGCAGCGGGCAATCGTCAGGCGACTTCTGACGAACCATCCCGATGTCCTGTCCTGTGCCGATGCGCCGCTACAGGCCGGAGGTTGGGGGGCGACAGTGGTCCGTCTTAAGCCGCCCGGCAGTTAG